A region of Paractinoplanes abujensis DNA encodes the following proteins:
- a CDS encoding HAD family hydrolase codes for MGLSAAFFDLDKTVIAKSSALAFGRPFYRDGLISRRDMVKSAYAQLMFRLGGGSDEQAMARTRDYLAALCKGWRVEQVQQIVAETLDELINPYVYAEAATLIAEHQAAGRDVVLVSASGDEMVRPIGALLGITDIIATRMSIVDGRYSGEVEFYAAGPSKVVGVRELAAERGYDLTDCYAYSDSSSDLPLLESVGHPSVVNPDRALRRSAVENEWPILEFRHPIPLGQRLRDRPAVPVAAAALGVGVGAAIGLAIYARHRRIKTFSRTA; via the coding sequence GTGGGCCTCAGTGCCGCGTTTTTCGACCTCGACAAGACGGTCATCGCCAAGTCCAGCGCGCTGGCCTTCGGCCGGCCGTTCTACCGTGACGGCCTGATCAGCCGCCGCGACATGGTCAAGTCTGCTTACGCACAGCTGATGTTCCGGCTGGGCGGCGGGTCCGACGAGCAGGCGATGGCGCGCACCCGCGACTACCTGGCCGCGCTGTGCAAGGGCTGGCGGGTCGAGCAGGTGCAGCAGATCGTCGCCGAGACTCTCGACGAGCTCATCAACCCGTACGTCTATGCCGAGGCCGCCACCCTGATCGCCGAGCATCAGGCCGCCGGTCGCGACGTCGTGCTGGTCTCCGCCTCGGGCGACGAGATGGTGCGTCCGATCGGCGCGCTGCTCGGCATCACCGACATCATCGCCACCCGCATGAGCATCGTGGACGGACGTTACAGCGGCGAGGTCGAGTTCTACGCGGCCGGTCCCAGCAAGGTCGTCGGGGTGCGGGAGCTGGCCGCCGAGCGCGGTTACGACCTGACCGACTGCTATGCCTACTCCGATTCCAGCAGCGATCTGCCCCTGCTCGAGTCGGTCGGCCACCCGAGCGTGGTCAATCCCGATCGGGCCCTGCGCCGCTCCGCCGTCGAGAACGAGTGGCCCATCCTCGAGTTCCGTCACCCGATCCCGCTGGGTCAGCGCCTGCGTGACCGGCCCGCGGTGCCGGTCGCGGCCGCCGCCCTCGGGGTGGGCGTGGGGGCCGCCATCGGTTTGGCCATCTACGCCCGCCACCGCCGCATCAAGACCTTCTCCCGTACGGCTTGA
- a CDS encoding oxidoreductase — MDPLAPLLDLADVAPALAEARERVDAAMRHRALRRHGGQVAAEASLRAAVASAALEGSVHDLDDVRGGTVTDPVLQGALRVAEGVGGLVDLWPRAPRQVLAKLHVLAARGAVPAADLGRLTGEAERVDMLAGLVAGNDRTPPLLLAAVVHAELITLRPFAGPAGVVARAAARLTLISRGFDPRGLVAVEVGHQKREPEYVGSAGAYATGTPDGVRSWLRHYAEAVSVAAGEITTIGDNVLATV; from the coding sequence GTGGATCCACTAGCCCCGCTTCTTGACCTTGCCGATGTTGCTCCCGCCCTGGCCGAGGCTCGTGAGCGCGTCGACGCGGCGATGCGGCACCGGGCCCTGCGCCGGCACGGCGGTCAGGTGGCGGCCGAGGCCAGCCTGCGCGCGGCCGTCGCCAGTGCCGCGCTCGAAGGCAGCGTGCACGACCTCGACGACGTACGCGGGGGGACCGTCACCGATCCCGTGCTGCAAGGCGCCCTGCGGGTGGCCGAGGGCGTCGGCGGGCTGGTCGACCTGTGGCCCCGCGCGCCCCGCCAAGTGCTGGCCAAGCTGCACGTGCTGGCCGCGCGGGGCGCCGTGCCCGCGGCCGACCTGGGCCGGCTCACCGGCGAGGCCGAGCGTGTCGACATGCTCGCCGGCCTGGTCGCGGGCAATGACCGTACGCCCCCGCTGCTGCTCGCCGCGGTGGTGCACGCCGAACTGATCACGCTGCGCCCGTTCGCCGGCCCGGCCGGGGTCGTGGCCCGGGCGGCCGCCCGCCTGACCCTGATCAGCCGCGGATTCGACCCGCGGGGTTTGGTGGCCGTCGAGGTGGGGCACCAGAAGCGCGAGCCGGAGTACGTCGGTTCCGCCGGTGCGTACGCCACCGGCACCCCCGACGGAGTGCGGTCCTGGCTGCGGCACTACGCCGAAGCGGTGTCCGTGGCCGCCGGCGAGATCACCACGATCGGTGACAATGTGCTGGCGACCGTATGA
- the acs gene encoding acetate--CoA ligase: MSETLANLSSESRQFPPPEALAAAANVKAEAYEEAATDRLAFWAQQAERLTWSKTWDQVLDWSNPPFAKWFVGGELNIAYNCVDRHVEAGRGDKVAIHWEGEPGDTRTITYAELLKLVSQAANTLTDLGVGAGDRVAIYLPMIPEAAVAMLACARVGATHSVVFGGFSVSALSTRIQDADAKLVITADGGYRRGKPSALKPTVDEAVAQCPSIENVLVVRRTGQDVAWTDKDKWWHETVEQASPEHKAQPFDAEHPLFILYTSGTTGKPKGILHTTGGYLTQVSYTHNAVFDLKPETDVYWCTADIGWVTGHSYIVYGPLSNGATQVMYEGTPDTPGRDRFWQIVDKYKVSILYTAPTLIRTMMKWGDDIPAGYDLSSLRVLGSVGEPINPEAWMWYRENIGRNRTPIVDTWWQTETGGVMISPLPGVTATKPGSAMTALPGITADVVDDQAQSVPNGGGGFLVLRDPWPSMLRTIWGDDKRFIDTYWSRFGAGAGTGDEWIYFAGDGAKKDDDGALWLLGRVDDVMLVSGHNISTTEVESALVSHPSVAESAVVGATDPTTGQAIVAFVIPRGNVDTEGEAGEQLNVELRNHVAKTLGPIAKPRQIMLVPELPKTRSGKIMRRLLKDVAENRSLGDVTTLQDSAVMDLISKGMNTGKSED; the protein is encoded by the coding sequence ATGAGCGAGACATTGGCGAACCTGTCATCGGAGAGTCGACAGTTCCCGCCGCCTGAAGCGCTGGCTGCGGCCGCCAACGTCAAGGCGGAGGCCTACGAGGAGGCGGCCACCGACCGTCTCGCGTTCTGGGCCCAGCAGGCCGAGCGCCTCACCTGGAGCAAGACGTGGGACCAGGTGCTCGACTGGTCCAACCCGCCCTTCGCGAAGTGGTTCGTCGGCGGCGAGCTGAACATCGCCTACAACTGCGTCGACCGCCACGTCGAGGCCGGCCGGGGCGACAAGGTCGCCATCCACTGGGAGGGCGAGCCCGGCGACACCCGCACGATCACCTACGCCGAGCTGCTCAAGCTGGTCAGCCAGGCCGCCAACACGCTCACGGACCTGGGCGTCGGCGCCGGCGACCGGGTCGCCATCTATCTGCCGATGATCCCCGAGGCCGCCGTCGCGATGCTGGCCTGCGCCCGCGTCGGCGCCACCCACAGCGTGGTCTTCGGCGGTTTCTCAGTCTCCGCGCTCTCCACCCGCATCCAGGACGCCGACGCCAAGCTGGTCATCACCGCCGACGGCGGCTACCGGCGGGGCAAGCCGTCGGCGCTCAAGCCCACCGTCGACGAGGCCGTCGCCCAGTGCCCGAGCATCGAGAACGTGCTCGTCGTCCGCCGCACGGGGCAGGACGTCGCGTGGACCGACAAGGACAAGTGGTGGCACGAGACGGTCGAGCAGGCCAGCCCGGAACACAAGGCACAGCCGTTCGACGCCGAGCACCCGCTCTTCATCCTCTACACCTCGGGCACGACCGGTAAGCCGAAGGGCATCCTGCACACCACCGGCGGCTACCTGACCCAGGTGTCGTACACGCACAACGCGGTCTTCGACCTCAAGCCCGAGACCGACGTCTACTGGTGCACGGCCGACATCGGCTGGGTCACCGGCCACTCCTACATCGTCTACGGCCCGCTCTCCAACGGCGCCACCCAGGTCATGTACGAGGGCACGCCGGACACCCCGGGCCGCGACCGGTTCTGGCAGATCGTCGACAAGTACAAGGTTTCGATCCTTTACACCGCGCCCACCCTGATCCGCACCATGATGAAGTGGGGCGACGACATCCCCGCGGGGTACGACCTGTCCTCGCTGCGCGTCCTGGGCAGCGTCGGCGAGCCGATCAACCCCGAGGCCTGGATGTGGTACCGGGAGAACATCGGCCGCAACCGCACCCCGATCGTCGACACCTGGTGGCAGACCGAGACCGGCGGCGTGATGATCTCGCCGCTGCCCGGCGTGACCGCGACCAAGCCCGGCTCGGCCATGACCGCGCTGCCCGGCATCACCGCCGACGTGGTCGACGACCAGGCCCAGTCGGTGCCGAACGGCGGCGGCGGTTTCCTGGTGCTGCGCGACCCGTGGCCGTCGATGCTCCGCACGATCTGGGGCGACGACAAGCGTTTCATCGACACGTACTGGTCGCGTTTCGGCGCCGGGGCGGGCACGGGCGACGAGTGGATCTACTTCGCGGGTGACGGCGCCAAGAAGGACGACGACGGCGCGCTCTGGCTGCTCGGCCGGGTTGACGACGTCATGCTGGTGTCGGGTCACAACATCTCGACCACCGAGGTGGAGTCGGCGCTGGTCTCGCACCCGTCGGTGGCCGAGTCGGCAGTCGTCGGCGCGACCGACCCGACCACTGGCCAGGCCATCGTGGCGTTCGTGATCCCGCGGGGCAATGTGGACACCGAGGGCGAGGCGGGCGAACAGCTCAACGTCGAACTGCGCAACCACGTGGCCAAGACGCTCGGCCCGATCGCCAAGCCCCGCCAGATCATGCTGGTTCCCGAGCTGCCGAAGACCCGCTCCGGCAAGATCATGCGGCGCCTGCTCAAGGACGTGGCCGAGAACCGCTCGCTGGGCGACGTCACCACGCTGCAGGACTCCGCGGTGATGGACCTGATCTCGAAGGGCATGAACACCGGCAAGTCCGAGGACTGA
- a CDS encoding PH domain-containing protein: METWERPYTPGAGRWLVIGWEAFALALLAWSSIETFGLGWHGVRLVTCALAVIWVIGAYRILQMGAYVSPEGLRIHGLLRSRTIPWDEIAHVRLHEVSHRIGPWRIPSGLTVLIERRDGSTVDTELWAQGVDFHSRPKVFRAVYRELRERHRAALNA; this comes from the coding sequence GTGGAGACGTGGGAGCGGCCTTACACGCCCGGAGCCGGACGCTGGCTGGTCATCGGCTGGGAAGCCTTCGCCCTGGCCCTGCTGGCCTGGAGCTCGATCGAGACGTTCGGACTGGGCTGGCACGGCGTACGGCTGGTGACCTGCGCCCTCGCCGTCATCTGGGTGATCGGCGCGTACCGGATCCTGCAGATGGGCGCCTACGTGAGCCCCGAGGGTCTGCGCATCCACGGACTGCTGCGCTCGCGGACGATTCCGTGGGACGAGATCGCCCACGTGCGGCTGCACGAGGTCAGTCACCGGATCGGTCCGTGGCGGATCCCGAGCGGGCTGACCGTGCTGATCGAGCGGCGCGACGGCTCGACGGTCGACACCGAGCTGTGGGCCCAGGGAGTCGACTTCCACTCGCGGCCCAAGGTCTTCCGGGCGGTCTATCGCGAGCTCCGCGAACGGCACCGGGCCGCGCTGAACGCCTGA